A window of Pullulanibacillus sp. KACC 23026 genomic DNA:
TTCCATTGTGTGATGATAATCAAGATGGTCCTGAGTAAGGTTTGTAAACACACCGATGTTAAAATCAAGTCCTCTTACACGGCCTTGATCAAGCGCGTGTGAGGAAACCTCCATTGCACAGGTTTCGACGCCCGCATCCACCATTTGGCGAAAAACTCTCTGCAGGTCTACCGATTCTGGTGTCGTATTAGAAACAGGAATTTCAGTATTATTGAAATGAATGCCGATTGTTCCAATAACACCACTGGATTTTCCAGTTTCCTGTTGAATATGCTGAATTAATTGTGTCACAGTTGTTTTACCGTTCGTCCCAGTAACACCGATAAGATGAAGTTGGTGGCTTGGCTGCCCAAAAAAGGCATCCGAAAGCAGCGCTAACGTTCTCCTAGTATCGGAAACATAAATCACAGGGACCGATGAATCGACAGGTACTTCTGCCACGATCGCGACCGCCCCTTTTTCAATCACATCTTCAACAAAGCGATGACCATCAAAAGACTGACCTTTAATACAGACAAAAAGAGAGCCTGGAGTCACCTTCCGTGAATCCATCTCGATCGATGTAATAACAGGGTTCTCCTCACGATCCTTTCTATAATAGTTCATTGTATGCAATAACGTATCTAATTCCACTGATATAACCTCCAATTGAAAGATCTCGTTCTCCCCGAACTCTTTCAAGTTTCCATTTTACCACTTGTTTATCAACTTGAAAATGTCAGGAACAATAATTACAAAGAGTCCTTCAAAACAATGGAATAATTAGGAAAACAAATAAAAAAGGGGTCAGACCCCTACGATCAAAAATCGTGACTTGTTGGGGTTTGTCCCCCGCTAACTGAAGAAAAAGCGGCTTAGAGGGGTCAGACCCCCCTGTATCTATTTTTTGTCTTTATCAGCCGTTCCTTCAAAATAAACACGTATGGACGAGCCTGCTTCAACTTTTGTTCCTGGCTTCGGTGCTTGCCTGACAACCTTGTCTCCCTGTCCGTTTGATAGAATTTTAAGATCATAGTAGCTTTGACTGATTTGCTTCTTTGTTTTGCCAATAAGGTTAGGTACTTTAACCGTTACTGGATCACCGTATCGCTCTTCTTTTGGCATCCCGTTTGTCCGTTGTTTGACTCCCATGGCACTGAGACTATCAGCAATAATCCGACCGGCAATAGGTGCAGCAACGGTACCACCGAATTGCACCGTATACTTCGGATGGTCGATCGCGACATACACGACAATCTGAGGATCATCGGCCGGGGCGAATCCCATAAATGAGAGGATGTAATTATTTTTCAGATAGTGACCATTTTCTACTTTTTGAGCCGTTCCTGTTTTCCCGCCGATCCGCCAGCCGTCCTGATAAGCATTACGGCCTGTTCCGTTTGCCACAACGCTTTCAAGTGCCTCTCGCACTTTTTTTGACGTCGCCGAAGAAATAACTTGTCGCTTCATGACAGGACTGTTTTGGCTCACTACCTCACCTGTATCAGGATCAATCCAGTCCTTTGCGATGTATGGCGTGTAGAGATAACCGCCATTAACGGCAGCGGAAACGGCTGCAACTTGCTGAATCGGTGTGACAGACACCCCTTGACCAAACGCAGTAGTAGCCGTTTCAAGTGGCCCCATGCGGTCAGGACTAAATAAGATTCCTTTTGCCTCTCCTTGTAAATCAATTCCCGTTTTTTGGCCAAATCCAAATGCATTAATATACTGCAGGAGTTTATCCTTTCCTAAGCGTTGACCGAGTTCAACAAAACCAGGGTTGCAGGAATTTTCAACAACTTGCATGAAGGTTTCGGAACCATGGCCACCCCGTTTCCAGCAGTGGAGATTCGTCCCTGCTACGTCAATATACCCTGGATCATAAAAGTCTTCATTTTTCAAATCGACCTTATCTTCTTGAAGTGCCGCAGCCAAAGTAATGACCTTAAAAGTGGAGCCCGGCTCATAAGTTTTCCACACTGGGAGATTGTGGTTATACACATCTTGGGTGACTTCTTGATAATTCTCAGGGTTAAAATCAGGGCGTGATGCCATACCAAGAATTTCACCTGTATTCGGATTCATGGCAATGGCAATTTCTCCTTCTGGATGATATTTCGATTCGGCATTATCCAATTCCCGTTCAATGATCTTTTGAACCTTTTCATCAATGGTCAATTGTAGATTGAGCCCATCTTTTGGCGGCGTATAAGTATCCTTTAATGACGACATCCGGTTTCCTTGAGCATCTGAGAAAAAATTGACATGCCCAGACATTCCTTTAAGTAAAGCATCATAATAGGACTCTAAACCCGTCAAACCCTGGTTATCGATCCCAGCAAACCCTAACACATGGGACAGGAAGCTGCCATTCGGATAACTTCGCTTAAAATCTTCAGCAATAAACACACCCGGAAGGTTAAGCTTCTTAATTTCCAGAGCCTTTTCATTACTGATTTTCTTTCCTTCTGGGTTAATATACACCGACAAAGCCTTCTTAGTGATTGTCTTATAGACCTTTTCGTCAGAAGCACCTAAGACCTTTGCAAGAGCTCTCGCTGTTTTGGCAGGATTTCGAACTTGCCTCGGCACAATTAAGACGGTTGGGCGACTCTCATTCGTAGCGAGCACGTTTCCATTCCGATCGAGAATATCCCCCCGTTCTGCCGCGTAAGGAATTTCTTTACTCCATGAATCTAAGGCTTTCTGAGTGAGCCAATTGTTCATAAAAATTTGAACATAGCCAAGTCGAATAATAAAGCCCCCAAATACCAATAAACCAAAAATAAGTATGAAGATTAGACGTTTTCTCACTGTAACATTTGATACTCGCAAATCAGGCCCCTCCCACTTTAAGCTTGTATACATATATGCAAAGCTTGGACATTTTAGAAGGACAAGATAGGAGCAACTGACTATTTTCATAAGAAAAAACAGGATCATTTGCCCTCTTATCTGAATAAAAGATACGGCATGCGATGGAGGGCTCCAACGCACCTAATGAACCGGTGCCGAGCGCAAAAAGCGTGTGAGGCTCCTACGCACGAGTGTGCAAGACAGGCTTGCCCTCGAAAATGGATGAGATGAGAACCAAAATGGTGGACAAGGGAAGCTTTAGGCGTAACATCATTTTTTATTTGTGCTCCCCCTGGCGCCGTTAAATGCACCACGAGGGTGATCGACCGCGACCGCATTCAGCTAATTTATTTCAATACAGCTCAATAAGCAAAAAAAAGACACCCATATCGGATGCCTTTCTTATAAAAAACAAGTTTTTTCCTAAAGTTGGTTTAAGGGGATTTCAAGGTGACTTTAAGCGTATCTCCATTTTTGACAATCGTATCTGGTTTGATTGATTGGCTAACAACAAAGCCATTTCCTTCTATCTTTGGTTGGAGATCGAGCAACTGGCAAAGGGATAGGACATCATTCAGCGACCAATTGGTTAAGTCCGGCAAGCTAATCGAGCCATCGCCAACTAAAATGATTTGACTTCCCTCAAATACCTTCATACCGGCTGTGATGGATTGGGCGGTCACGTTTCCACTTCCTAGCGTTACCACTTTCAAGCCGTCATTCTCCAGCTCAGTTTGTGCCTCAGCGATCGACTTGCCCGACCATTGTCCAACCTTAACAGTTGGTTCAGGCTTCGCTTGTTCGCCCTTATTAACGGTTCCTCCATCCGGAGAGATCGACATGTATTCAAGTCCTGTCTTCATAACCGGATTAAAAATTTTAGCAATGGGCGCTGATTCCGAGTAGTTTTCAGACTGTTTAAGATGGGGTTGTTTAATGGCTACGTAAACAATCAGCTTTGGATTTTTTTGCGGTGCCATCCCCAAAAATGAAAACCAATAATTATCGACTCCCGTCAGATAATGGCCATTTTGCCAAATTTGCGCTGTTCCTGTTTTCCCAATCACCTGGTAACCTGGAATATTGTACGCAGTACCTGTTCCAATAGAAGTATTACTTACAACCCCTCTTAATAAATCTCTTACTTCTTTTGCCGTTGCAGCGGTAATCGGGTGACCAGCAACTGTCGGTTTGGTCTCTTTAATCACCTTATTCGTATCTGGGTTGGTAATTTTTTGAACCACATAAGGTTTCATCATCGTTCCATTATTGGCTACAGCCGAAGCCGCCTGAACAAGCTGAATCGGTGTGAAAGCAGAGCCCTGTCCAAAGCTGGCCTCTGCCGAATCGACACGATTATCCAAGTTAACTATACTGTTCTGTTCATTCGGCAAATCGATCCCCGTCTTTTGTGTGAGGCCAAACGCTTTAATGTACTTCTTAAATTTCGTCGGGCCCAACAAAATATTCTCGACTCTTGAAAACGCCACGTTCGACGAGCGATCCAAGCCTTGTTGAAACGTGATAGTGCCCCAACCGTTCGGAT
This region includes:
- a CDS encoding stage V sporulation protein D — translated: MRVSNVTVRKRLIFILIFGLLVFGGFIIRLGYVQIFMNNWLTQKALDSWSKEIPYAAERGDILDRNGNVLATNESRPTVLIVPRQVRNPAKTARALAKVLGASDEKVYKTITKKALSVYINPEGKKISNEKALEIKKLNLPGVFIAEDFKRSYPNGSFLSHVLGFAGIDNQGLTGLESYYDALLKGMSGHVNFFSDAQGNRMSSLKDTYTPPKDGLNLQLTIDEKVQKIIERELDNAESKYHPEGEIAIAMNPNTGEILGMASRPDFNPENYQEVTQDVYNHNLPVWKTYEPGSTFKVITLAAALQEDKVDLKNEDFYDPGYIDVAGTNLHCWKRGGHGSETFMQVVENSCNPGFVELGQRLGKDKLLQYINAFGFGQKTGIDLQGEAKGILFSPDRMGPLETATTAFGQGVSVTPIQQVAAVSAAVNGGYLYTPYIAKDWIDPDTGEVVSQNSPVMKRQVISSATSKKVREALESVVANGTGRNAYQDGWRIGGKTGTAQKVENGHYLKNNYILSFMGFAPADDPQIVVYVAIDHPKYTVQFGGTVAAPIAGRIIADSLSAMGVKQRTNGMPKEERYGDPVTVKVPNLIGKTKKQISQSYYDLKILSNGQGDKVVRQAPKPGTKVEAGSSIRVYFEGTADKDKK
- a CDS encoding penicillin-binding transpeptidase domain-containing protein, which gives rise to MFPTKNKTINRWAAFLALIFILAFGSIWMRFVYLAHSKTVSGKDLLDVGKKQWTTVKLIDAQRGEILGRDGAVLAHDVPAYTVVAVLSKDAPSHVKNKEKTARELAPILHTDESTLLNYMQKDKFQVQFGSAGTKISYDQEQQIEKLKLPGIEFIKSSKRDYPNGSFASYLLGFTSQDPENDQQTGVYGLEKSLNSYLSETDGSIKFYSDSQGNLMPDGNQKIKKPKNGDNVTLTIDKNIQSVLEETMSQVQKDYDPKSMVGIVMDPKTGAILGMSSRPTFNPNQRDITNYYNNAISDPFEPGSVMKIFTLSAAVNEGVWNSNATYPSGTYTVDGTPIHDWNPNGWGTITFQQGLDRSSNVAFSRVENILLGPTKFKKYIKAFGLTQKTGIDLPNEQNSIVNLDNRVDSAEASFGQGSAFTPIQLVQAASAVANNGTMMKPYVVQKITNPDTNKVIKETKPTVAGHPITAATAKEVRDLLRGVVSNTSIGTGTAYNIPGYQVIGKTGTAQIWQNGHYLTGVDNYWFSFLGMAPQKNPKLIVYVAIKQPHLKQSENYSESAPIAKIFNPVMKTGLEYMSISPDGGTVNKGEQAKPEPTVKVGQWSGKSIAEAQTELENDGLKVVTLGSGNVTAQSITAGMKVFEGSQIILVGDGSISLPDLTNWSLNDVLSLCQLLDLQPKIEGNGFVVSQSIKPDTIVKNGDTLKVTLKSP